GGGAATTTGCTATCTTTCACACAACAAACAAGTAGATAAAAAAAGtggtttgctttctttaaatccatTTCTTGACCAAGGAATTCTCAAGGTCGGAGGGAGGCTCGAATACgctcaaatttccgaaaatcaaAAACACCCGATTGTCCTTCCAAAAAATCACCACATTACGAGAATGATAATTCGCGAAGAACATGTCCAAAAAATGCATGCATGTACTCAAACTACCTTGTATGGAGTCCGCGAGAAATATTGGCCAATTGATGGTCGAAATGTTACACGACACATCATTCATCAGTGCGTAACATGTTTCCGAGATAAACCCCGGCGTGTCGAATACCTTATGGGAAACCTCCCGAAAAATAGATTGCAATCCAATCGACCATTTTTGAATGTAGGTGTCGATTTTTGTggaccattttttatcaaagaaaaacgcCATCGTAACTGCAATAAGGTAAAGGCTTACGTCGCCGTATTCATTTGCTTCGTAACAAAAGCCGTTCATTTAGAATTAGTCGGCGATCTAACTACAGAATCATTTATCGGttgcttaaaaagatttttctcacGTCGTGGAAAATCACAGAATATTTATTCCGACCACGGTACAAATTTTATCGGGGCTCGAAACGAGCTGAAACAGCTTTACGATTTGATTCAGTCCGCACAAACGGATCCTAAGGTTCAAACTTATTTATCAAAGGAGCGAATTACTTGGAGTTTCATTCCCCCTCGCGCTCCCCACATGGGTGGTCTCTGGGAGGCCTCTGTC
The Belonocnema kinseyi isolate 2016_QV_RU_SX_M_011 unplaced genomic scaffold, B_treatae_v1 SchBZDm_4104;HRSCAF=4466, whole genome shotgun sequence DNA segment above includes these coding regions:
- the LOC117182559 gene encoding uncharacterized protein LOC117182559, with product MIIREEHVQKMHACTQTTLYGVREKYWPIDGRNVTRHIIHQCVTCFRDKPRRVEYLMGNLPKNRLQSNRPFLNVGVDFCGPFFIKEKRHRNCNKVKAYVAVFICFVTKAVHLELVGDLTTESFIGCLKRFFSRRGKSQNIYSDHGTNFIGARNELKQLYDLIQSAQTDPKVQTYLSKERITWSFIPPRAPHMGGLWEASVKSFKHHLLRTAGKTLLTLEQLETFVIEVEAILNSRSLSPLSPDPNDLLPLTPGHFLIGSPLTSFPQTDLRDIPVGRLSSWEHAQQMRQHFWSRWQKEYLHQTISRNKWQSTSDRIVDVHPGQDK